One region of Wyeomyia smithii strain HCP4-BCI-WySm-NY-G18 chromosome 3, ASM2978416v1, whole genome shotgun sequence genomic DNA includes:
- the LOC129730452 gene encoding U3 small nucleolar RNA-associated protein 14 homolog A encodes MSDSDEDHQLDTAAHRKLLTGINSLVRTQDIQEATRTEPSLKRSEFHLVKGGRLDEDGQERSSKHSVTLEDLLGHLTKTNQCPDVVKDLSMVVKGKRTLQKPLEKPVADRISRDALYGKAQTELELWEPVVTSMEVAPQMNFPLKYGNVRMIDQAPQKISQYRVKTDLMKAMEQLDRRYREPKSKPVKSVEKYALTLEELKQKRKEAALQKMRELYKISKNRRMNKIKSKKYHKLQKREKVRAQIKQFEELQKKDPEAALAQLEAIEKQRYQERATLRHKNTGSWAKNMQIRAKYDMNVRKELAEQLSIGKELMGKRRVNEDESSSESGAEDVVVDDGEQNGNPWIGKRGEHEEEANRQFTSGYRKYWQERNEAVEASKRMEDENGVSNGSESESGETEEEMDTEQGTSSDSEVEKELAEFKQKVQKSKAISTTAWQEEDIGDRPVQKKVKKRGARQEDVNLDELFDEAEEILNQKVKKRVAKIRKSVETNPKKARRKKGLRKKDQKSKLAFKKKVSLADADMELTESIDKNAIPFSDHSKRNILPVVPDSSKEVTIDPQQFVQMKPKHLLNAFPDLDLAGGDLDQDDDSDDGDAIEKFRREQKLTIAEAFEDDDIVADFELEKREEKDRSKPQEVDLDLPGWGSWVGPGINNKKVNRTRRRMLKPAPELPRRDDNREKVIINEDAVNKKLATHLVTELPFPFVSVKDYEASLRAPLGRTFIPETAHATLVEPRVVTKKGTVIEPMKKDILLSSNPAKSFRVGGKKFNKAVKKYEEYLTSEEVAA; translated from the exons ATGTCCGACTCCGACGAGGACCATCAGCTAGATACAGCTGCCCATCGCAAGCTGTTGACCGGAATTAACAGTCTTGTTCGTACTCAAGACATCCAGGAAGCCACCCGTACTGAACCATCACTGAAACGATCGGAGTTTCACCTCGTCAAGGGTGGCCGGTTAGATGAGGATGGCCAGGAGCGTAGCAGCAAGCATTCGGTTACCTTAGAGGACTTGCTTGGACATTTGACGAAAACAAACCAGTGTCCGGATGTTGTCAAAGATTTGTCCATGGTAGTTAAAGGTAAGCGAACACTTCAGAAGCCACTGGAAAAACCAGTAGCCGATCGTATTTCGCGAGATGCGCTCTACGGTAAGGCTCAGACGGAATTGGAACTGTGGGAACCGGTGGTGACATCAATGGAAGTGGCTCCGCAGATGAATTTTCCGCTCAAGTACGGAAATGTGCGAATGATTGACCAGGCACCGCAGAAAATTTCTCAGTATCGAGTCAAGACGGACTTGATGAAAGCGATGGAGCAACTGGACCGACGCTATCGGGAGCCCAAATCTAAACCTGTAAAATCCGTTGAGAAATATGCTCTGACGTTGGAGGAGTTAAAACAAAAACGCAAAGAAGCAGCCCTGCAGAAAATGCGCGAGTTGTACAAGATTTCCAAAAAtcgcagaatgaacaaaatcaagAGTAAAAAGTACCATAAATTGCAGAAACGGGAAAAGGTACGCGCGCAAATCAAACAATTTGAGGAACTGCAGAAAAAGGATCCTGAGGCCGCCCTGGCGCAGCTTGAAGCCATTGAAAAACAGCGTTATCAGGAGAGAGCCACTTTGCGGCACAAAAATACCGGCTCTTGGGCTAAGAACATGCAGATTAGGGCCAAGTACGATATGAACGTGCGGAAAGAACTGGCAGAGCAGTTGTCTATTGGCAAGGAATTGATGGGTAAACGGAGAGTAAACGAGGACGAATCTTCGTCCGAGTCCGGTGCGGAAGATGTTGTTGTGGACGATGGTGAGCAGAACGGCAATCCGTGGATAGGAAAACGAGGGGAACACGAAGAGGAAGCAAACCGGCAGTTTACGAGTGGTTACCGGAAATACTGGCAGGAAAGGAATGAAGCTGTAGAAGCATCAAAGCGAATGGAGGATGAAAATGGAGTTAGCAATGGATCCGAGTCAGAGTCAGGTGAAACTGAGGAAGAAATGGACACAGAACAGGGCACTTCGTCTGATTCGGAAGTTGAAAAAGAGCTGGCAGAATTTAAACAGAAG GTTCAAAAATCCAAAGCAATTTCCACAACTGCTTGGCAAGAGGAAGATATAGGAGACAGACCGGtacagaaaaaagtgaaaaaacgaGGTGCCCGTCAAGAGGATGTAAATTTGGATGAACTGTTTGATGAGGCAGAAGAAATTTTAAACCAAAAGGTCAAGAAAAGGGTAGCAAAGATTCGTAAATCAGTTGAAACAAACCCCAAAAAAGCGAGGCGAAAAAAAGGTTTAAGAAAAAAGGATCAAAAGTCTAAGCTCgctttcaagaaaaaagtcTCTCTGGCGGACGCGGACATGGAACTCACCGAATCGATTGATAAAAACGCCATTCCATTCTCCGATCATTCGAAGCGTAACATTTTGCCCGTGGTCCCCGACAGCTCGAAGGAGGTAACCATTGATCCGCAGCAGTTTGTGCAGATGAAACCGAAGCATCTGTTGAATGCGTTCCCAGACTTGGACCTCGCTGGGGGTGACTTGGATCAGGATGATGACTCCGACGATGGTGACGCGATAGAGAAATTCCGGCGCGAGCAAAAATTAACGATCGCCGAAGCCTTTGAGGACGACGACATTGTAGCGGATTTCGAGTTAGAAAAACGGGAAGAAAAGGATCGCAGTAAACCACAAGAAGTGGATCTCGATCTGCCAGGTTGGGGCTCCTGGGTCGGACCCGGAATAAACAACAAGAAAGTGAACAGAACACGTCGAAGAATGCTCAAACCGGCCCCGGAGCTGCCCCGCCGAGATGATAACCGCGAGAAGGTGATCATAAATGAAGATGCTGTGAATAAGAAGTTGGCCACCCATTTAGTCACCGAGTTGCCGTTCCCGTTCGTTAGCGTGAAGGATTACGAAGCTTCGCTGCGGGCTCCGCTTGGCAGGACTTTTATACCGGAGACGGCACACGCGACCCTGGTAGAACCGCGGGTGGTTACGAAGAAGGGCACTGTCATCGAACCGATGAAGAAGGATATCCTGCTGTCGTCTAATCCGGCTAAAAGCTTCCGCGTTGGTGGAAAGAAGTTCAACAAGGCCGTCAAGAAATACGAGGAGTATTTGACCAGCGAGGAGGTGGCTGCATGA